The Ornithinimicrobium faecis genome includes a window with the following:
- a CDS encoding DUF1203 domain-containing protein, which produces MGTYLIQAIDPAELATVRAEGVDSQHHSVTAFVDELGGEQLRCCLRRSDVGERIMLLSHAPLTISSPWREVGPVFVHADPCSGREDSSDMPEWFDEGPRVLRAYTRRGTMHYPANRVVNPGDGVAAALAEMFLDPAVAEVHLRNLLAQCFIARAVRQP; this is translated from the coding sequence ATGGGCACTTATCTCATCCAGGCCATTGACCCTGCTGAGCTCGCGACCGTTCGAGCGGAGGGAGTGGACAGTCAGCACCACAGCGTCACCGCCTTCGTTGACGAATTGGGCGGCGAGCAGCTGCGCTGCTGCCTCCGGCGGAGCGACGTCGGGGAGCGGATCATGCTGCTGTCTCATGCACCGCTCACGATCTCCAGCCCGTGGCGCGAGGTCGGTCCGGTCTTCGTTCATGCCGATCCCTGTTCCGGGCGGGAGGACTCATCGGACATGCCGGAATGGTTTGACGAAGGCCCCCGCGTGCTGCGTGCCTACACCCGCCGCGGGACGATGCACTATCCCGCGAACCGCGTCGTCAACCCCGGTGACGGTGTCGCGGCAGCGTTGGCCGAGATGTTCCTCGATCCAGCGGTTGCGGAGGTCCACCTCCGCAACCTGCTCGCACAGTGCTTCATCGCGCGGGCCGTTCGCCAGCCCTGA
- a CDS encoding ABC-F family ATP-binding cassette domain-containing protein produces the protein MTQPSPLHTSAASGADHLRLDGISRSFPDRRVLTDVSLTVSSGEIAALIGENGSGKSTLLRIAAGLDEPDAGSVSAPGTVGLFHQEPPFDLALSIDGVLDDATAPIRELARLVEVEGQAMADGEPGAAPRLHTAIEAAERHHAWELDHRVDQVVAGLGLAQLPRDRPASELSGGQLSRLSLAWLLLRSPDTLLLDEPTNHLDDAATRSLVELLRGWSGPVLLASHDRAFLDEVGTTLLDLDPAPRPFASVRHDHDSPGSGFGVTKFTGNYTAYLQHRQDERERWVHRFRDEQGELARLRARVRADHTVGHPGREPRTEGKMAKKFYADRNAKVVSRRVNDAETALERLEQDQVRKPPARMRFVGLAGQASGGSQAPAAGPVLTATHVAVARRLAPTSLSLGSRERLLVTGANGSGKSTLLSVLAGQLEADGGAITRPDRLHVALLSQEPLWRDDAQTVRTAYATAVGLDRAERTPLATFGLIAGRDADRPVGSLSVGQRRRLDLAVLLADPSDVLLLDEPTNHLSLLLVTELEQSLPDYPGAVVVASHDRWLREGWTGERLHLEGHA, from the coding sequence ATGACCCAACCCTCACCCCTGCACACTTCTGCCGCGTCCGGTGCTGATCACCTGCGCCTCGACGGCATCTCCCGCTCGTTCCCGGACCGCCGGGTCCTGACCGACGTCAGCCTGACCGTCTCGTCCGGGGAGATCGCTGCCCTGATCGGCGAGAACGGCTCGGGCAAGTCGACTCTGCTGCGCATTGCCGCAGGTCTCGACGAGCCGGATGCCGGCTCGGTCAGCGCACCGGGCACGGTCGGGTTGTTCCATCAGGAGCCACCCTTCGACCTCGCCCTGAGCATCGATGGCGTCCTCGACGACGCGACTGCCCCCATCCGGGAGCTGGCCCGCCTCGTGGAGGTGGAGGGGCAGGCGATGGCCGACGGCGAGCCCGGCGCAGCCCCGCGCCTGCACACGGCCATCGAGGCGGCAGAGCGCCACCACGCCTGGGAGCTCGACCACCGCGTCGACCAGGTCGTGGCGGGCCTGGGTCTGGCACAGCTGCCGCGGGATCGGCCGGCCAGCGAACTCTCCGGCGGCCAGCTCTCCCGCCTGTCGCTGGCCTGGCTGCTGCTGCGCTCCCCCGACACGCTCCTGCTGGATGAGCCCACCAACCATCTCGACGACGCGGCCACCCGCAGCCTGGTCGAGCTGCTCCGGGGCTGGTCTGGGCCGGTGCTGCTGGCAAGCCACGACCGCGCCTTCCTGGACGAGGTCGGCACCACGCTGCTCGACCTGGATCCGGCCCCGCGTCCGTTCGCCTCGGTGCGGCACGACCACGACTCCCCCGGCTCGGGCTTTGGTGTCACCAAGTTCACCGGCAACTACACGGCCTATCTGCAGCACCGGCAGGACGAGCGTGAGCGGTGGGTCCACCGGTTCCGCGACGAGCAGGGCGAATTGGCCCGGCTGCGCGCCAGGGTCCGGGCCGACCACACCGTCGGGCACCCGGGACGCGAGCCACGCACCGAGGGCAAGATGGCCAAGAAGTTCTATGCCGACCGCAATGCCAAGGTCGTCTCCCGCCGGGTCAACGACGCGGAGACCGCCCTGGAGCGGCTCGAGCAGGATCAGGTGCGCAAGCCACCAGCCCGGATGCGGTTTGTGGGACTGGCCGGGCAGGCGAGCGGCGGCAGTCAGGCCCCCGCGGCCGGGCCCGTCCTGACCGCCACCCACGTCGCGGTCGCGCGCCGACTGGCCCCCACATCGCTGTCGCTGGGCTCACGTGAACGGCTGCTGGTCACCGGCGCCAACGGGTCGGGAAAGTCCACCCTGCTGTCCGTGCTCGCCGGACAGTTGGAGGCCGATGGCGGCGCCATCACCCGACCCGACCGACTGCACGTCGCGCTGCTCAGCCAGGAACCACTCTGGCGAGATGACGCGCAGACCGTGCGCACGGCATACGCCACTGCCGTCGGACTCGACCGAGCCGAGCGCACCCCGCTGGCCACCTTCGGACTGATCGCCGGCCGGGATGCCGACCGGCCGGTGGGCTCCCTGAGCGTCGGGCAGCGCCGCCGCCTCGACCTTGCGGTGCTGCTGGCCGACCCGTCCGACGTGCTGTTGCTCGACGAGCCCACCAACCATCTCTCGCTGCTCCTGGTCACCGAGCTGGAGCAGTCCCTGCCCGACTATCCCGGCGCCGTCGTCGTCGCCAGCCACGACCGGTGGCTGCGCGAGGGCTGGACCGGCGAACGACTCCACCTGGAAGGACACGCATGA
- a CDS encoding GNAT family N-acetyltransferase: protein MNITITRGNDPEATRRILGGLPDWFGIPAANEHYVSAAAEKDSYLARVEGSTVGVALIDRHFPDTGEIHLIAVAPEHHGTGVGSALVTAIEHDLRTDGARLLEVKTVGPSHDDAGYAATRAFYAARGFLPLEEIRGLEWDGPLVIMVKPL, encoded by the coding sequence ATGAACATCACCATCACCCGCGGCAACGACCCCGAGGCAACCCGCCGGATCCTGGGCGGGCTGCCCGACTGGTTCGGCATCCCTGCGGCCAACGAGCACTACGTCAGCGCGGCGGCCGAGAAGGACTCCTATCTCGCCCGGGTCGAGGGCAGCACCGTGGGAGTGGCACTGATCGACCGGCACTTCCCGGACACCGGCGAGATCCACCTCATCGCGGTCGCCCCCGAGCACCACGGCACGGGAGTCGGCTCGGCGCTGGTGACGGCGATCGAGCACGATCTGCGCACAGACGGCGCCCGGCTGCTCGAGGTCAAGACCGTCGGTCCGTCGCACGATGACGCGGGGTATGCCGCGACCCGGGCGTTCTATGCGGCGCGCGGCTTCCTGCCACTCGAGGAGATCAGAGGGCTGGAGTGGGACGGTCCCCTGGTCATCATGGTCAAGCCACTCTGA
- a CDS encoding thymidine phosphorylase, translating to MSENFDAVDIIRAKRDQRELSGEQIAWTIDAYTRGVIADEQMAALAMAILLNGMDRREISDWTAAMIASGERMDFSTLSRPTSDKHSTGGVGDKITLPLAPLVAACGVAVPQLSGRGLGHTGGTLDKLEAIPGWQADLSNEDMLAQLEDIGAVICAAGAGLAPADKRLYALRDVTGTVEAIPLIASSIMSKKIAEGTGALVLDVKVGSGAFMKDAEQAGELARTMVGLGTDAGVRTVALLTDMSTPLGLTAGNALEVRESVEVLAGGGPSDVVELTVALAREMLVAAGVEDVDPADALADGRAMDVWRAMISAQGGDPDADLPVARETQQITADADGVLTTLDALQVGVAAWRLGAGRARKEDPVQAGAGVEMHAKPGDTVTAGQPLLTLHTDTPERFARAQESLEGAWEISAASTAHSPAPLIIDRVSAD from the coding sequence GTGAGTGAGAACTTCGATGCCGTTGACATCATCCGGGCCAAGCGCGACCAGCGGGAGTTGTCGGGTGAGCAGATTGCCTGGACGATCGATGCCTACACCCGTGGTGTGATCGCCGATGAGCAGATGGCCGCCCTCGCGATGGCGATCCTGCTCAACGGCATGGACCGACGCGAGATCAGCGACTGGACCGCCGCGATGATCGCCTCGGGGGAGCGCATGGACTTCTCCACGCTGAGCCGCCCCACCTCGGACAAGCACTCCACCGGCGGCGTCGGTGACAAGATCACGCTGCCGCTCGCTCCGCTGGTCGCCGCCTGCGGCGTGGCCGTCCCGCAGCTGTCCGGACGCGGGCTGGGCCACACCGGCGGCACGCTCGACAAGCTCGAGGCGATCCCTGGGTGGCAAGCTGACCTGTCCAACGAGGACATGCTGGCCCAGCTCGAGGACATCGGCGCGGTCATCTGTGCTGCCGGGGCCGGGTTGGCTCCGGCCGACAAGCGGCTCTATGCCCTGCGCGATGTCACCGGGACCGTCGAGGCGATCCCGCTGATCGCGTCCTCGATCATGAGCAAGAAGATCGCCGAGGGCACCGGTGCCCTGGTGCTCGACGTCAAGGTTGGCTCGGGCGCCTTCATGAAGGACGCCGAGCAGGCCGGTGAGCTGGCCCGCACCATGGTCGGCCTCGGCACTGATGCCGGTGTGCGCACCGTGGCGCTGCTCACCGACATGTCCACGCCGCTCGGGTTGACCGCGGGCAACGCGCTCGAGGTGCGCGAGAGCGTCGAGGTGCTGGCTGGCGGAGGGCCCTCAGACGTGGTCGAGCTCACCGTGGCACTTGCCCGCGAGATGCTGGTTGCGGCCGGTGTTGAGGATGTGGACCCGGCCGATGCCCTGGCCGACGGTCGCGCCATGGATGTGTGGCGGGCGATGATCTCGGCCCAGGGTGGGGACCCCGACGCGGACCTGCCGGTGGCTCGCGAGACGCAGCAGATCACCGCTGACGCGGACGGTGTGCTGACCACGCTCGATGCCCTGCAGGTCGGCGTTGCCGCGTGGCGGCTCGGCGCTGGTCGCGCACGCAAAGAGGACCCGGTCCAAGCGGGCGCCGGTGTTGAGATGCACGCCAAGCCCGGAGACACGGTGACGGCTGGTCAGCCGCTGCTGACGCTGCACACCGACACCCCGGAGCGCTTCGCTCGTGCCCAGGAGTCGCTGGAGGGTGCCTGGGAGATCTCGGCCGCCAGCACGGCGCACTCGCCGGCTCCGCTGATCATCGACCGGGTCTCCGCTGACTGA
- a CDS encoding NADPH-dependent F420 reductase produces the protein MSHVSILGTGNMAQAISSIVTKGGNTVELLGSDNSQAVTGDIVVLAVPYPAVDEVIAARADQLAGKVVVDITNPLNFETFDSLVVPADGSAAQVIAEKLPNSRVLKAFNTTFAATLASGEVGPLPTTVLIAGDDADAKALLSGIVAAGGLKAIDAGALKRARELESLGFLQLTLAASERISWTGGFGVIA, from the coding sequence ATGTCACACGTCAGCATTCTCGGCACCGGCAACATGGCCCAGGCCATCTCCAGCATCGTCACCAAGGGCGGCAACACCGTCGAGCTGCTCGGCTCGGACAACAGCCAGGCAGTCACGGGTGACATCGTCGTCCTGGCCGTGCCCTACCCGGCTGTTGACGAGGTCATCGCCGCCCGAGCGGATCAGCTGGCCGGCAAGGTCGTTGTCGACATCACCAACCCGTTGAACTTCGAGACCTTCGACTCCCTCGTTGTGCCGGCCGACGGCTCAGCCGCCCAGGTCATCGCCGAGAAGCTGCCGAACTCACGCGTTCTGAAGGCGTTCAACACCACCTTCGCCGCGACCCTCGCCTCGGGTGAGGTCGGCCCCCTGCCCACCACCGTCCTCATCGCCGGCGACGACGCCGATGCGAAGGCCCTGCTGAGCGGCATCGTCGCAGCAGGTGGCCTGAAGGCCATTGACGCCGGCGCGCTGAAGCGGGCCCGCGAGCTGGAGTCCCTGGGCTTCCTGCAGTTGACCCTCGCCGCCAGCGAGCGGATCTCCTGGACCGGTGGCTTCGGTGTGATCGCCTGA
- a CDS encoding MarR family winged helix-turn-helix transcriptional regulator: protein MTTPTHDETQWLDDEQLMVWVRMVSVLELLPAQLDSHLRRVAELTYFDYYVLAMLSEAPDRTLPMSALAARTNATLPRLSHVARRLEQCGLLERTPSPQDRRVTIGRLTEAGWETVLATAPKHVAQVRELVFDVLSPEQVSQLADITEALVAVLDPEGRMSLAYTRPEADPH, encoded by the coding sequence ATGACCACACCAACGCACGACGAGACTCAGTGGCTGGACGACGAGCAGCTCATGGTGTGGGTGCGGATGGTCAGCGTTCTGGAGCTCCTCCCGGCACAACTCGACTCGCACCTGCGTCGGGTGGCCGAGCTGACCTACTTCGACTACTACGTCCTGGCGATGCTCTCCGAGGCTCCGGACCGCACCCTGCCGATGAGTGCGTTGGCGGCCCGCACCAACGCCACGCTCCCCCGCCTCTCTCACGTCGCCCGCCGCCTGGAGCAGTGCGGGCTGCTGGAGCGCACACCCTCCCCGCAGGACCGTCGCGTGACGATCGGGAGGCTGACCGAGGCGGGCTGGGAGACCGTGCTCGCCACGGCCCCGAAGCATGTGGCCCAGGTGCGCGAGCTTGTTTTCGATGTCCTCTCGCCGGAGCAGGTGTCCCAACTCGCCGACATCACCGAGGCCCTGGTGGCGGTCCTTGATCCCGAGGGACGGATGAGCCTGGCCTACACCCGTCCGGAGGCCGACCCCCACTGA
- a CDS encoding cytidine deaminase encodes MTPPEIDWSSLQARATEVMERAYAPYSNYQVGVAGLVDDGRVVAGCNVENAALGVALCAECGMVSELVATGGGRLVAVSCVNHAGETIMPCGRCRQLIWEHGGAECLIATPEGVLTMAQVLPQAFGAEDLQR; translated from the coding sequence ATGACACCACCTGAGATCGACTGGTCCTCCCTTCAGGCTCGCGCCACGGAGGTGATGGAGCGGGCCTACGCCCCCTACTCGAACTATCAGGTCGGTGTCGCCGGCCTGGTCGACGACGGTCGGGTCGTCGCCGGCTGCAACGTGGAGAACGCAGCCCTGGGCGTCGCGTTGTGCGCGGAGTGCGGCATGGTGTCGGAGCTCGTGGCAACCGGTGGCGGACGTCTCGTGGCCGTGTCCTGCGTGAACCATGCCGGCGAGACGATCATGCCGTGCGGGCGGTGCCGGCAGCTCATCTGGGAGCACGGGGGCGCCGAGTGCCTCATCGCCACTCCCGAGGGGGTCCTCACCATGGCGCAGGTCCTGCCCCAGGCGTTCGGCGCCGAGGACCTGCAGCGCTGA
- a CDS encoding ABC transporter permease, translating into MTTPVVPVTAGTPVDDVPADGAVLGKISYRIPITYAVLAVFALLGLVGTLIRREGVWSQTTEFQSRYGDQWFTIPNFSVPSLLTVIVLTVLVISAAGYAYLVTAARRTVPVWLHIVVGLAFVLAFLTWAGAGKTSVIPVTSLLAGALALSVPLIFGAMSGIVCERSGVINIAIEGQLLFGAFAAAVVASLATQPYLGLVAAPIAGAMVGGLLAWFAVKYQVNQIIIGVVLNTLVLGLTSFFFSTLLADNRETWNARQPLGVIEIPLLSQIPIIGPVLFRQSILVYLMYAAVIILQIMLFRSRWGLRTRAVGEHPKAADTVGIQVNKRRVWNTILGGAIAGLGGAFFTVGSGLAFGREMSAGNGFIALAAMILGKWNPTGALIAALLFGFSKNLGNVLGTIGSPMPSQLLAMLPYVITIFAVAGLVGRVRAPASNGVPYTK; encoded by the coding sequence ATGACCACGCCAGTCGTGCCCGTGACAGCCGGAACGCCCGTTGACGACGTGCCTGCCGACGGAGCTGTCCTGGGCAAGATCTCCTACCGGATCCCGATCACCTATGCCGTCCTGGCCGTCTTCGCGCTGCTCGGGCTCGTCGGCACCCTGATCCGCCGGGAGGGGGTCTGGAGCCAGACGACGGAGTTCCAGTCGCGCTATGGCGACCAGTGGTTCACGATCCCGAACTTCAGCGTGCCGTCGCTGCTGACCGTCATCGTGCTCACCGTCCTGGTCATCTCCGCGGCCGGGTATGCCTACCTGGTGACTGCTGCTCGCCGGACCGTCCCGGTCTGGCTGCACATCGTGGTGGGTCTGGCCTTCGTCCTGGCCTTCCTGACCTGGGCGGGTGCGGGCAAGACCTCAGTCATCCCCGTGACCTCGCTGCTGGCCGGCGCACTGGCGCTGTCGGTGCCCCTGATTTTCGGCGCCATGTCCGGCATCGTCTGTGAACGATCGGGAGTCATCAACATTGCCATCGAGGGGCAACTCCTCTTTGGTGCCTTCGCTGCGGCGGTGGTCGCATCGCTGGCCACCCAGCCCTATCTGGGTCTGGTGGCGGCGCCGATTGCGGGCGCCATGGTCGGTGGGCTCCTGGCCTGGTTCGCCGTCAAGTATCAGGTCAACCAGATCATCATCGGCGTGGTGCTCAACACCCTGGTGCTCGGCCTGACCAGCTTCTTCTTCTCCACCCTGCTGGCGGACAATCGGGAGACCTGGAACGCTCGCCAGCCCCTCGGGGTCATCGAGATCCCGCTGCTGAGCCAGATCCCGATCATCGGTCCGGTGCTCTTCCGGCAGAGCATCCTGGTCTATCTCATGTATGCCGCCGTGATCATCCTGCAGATCATGCTCTTCCGCAGCAGGTGGGGCCTGCGCACGCGCGCCGTCGGCGAGCACCCCAAGGCTGCCGACACCGTCGGCATCCAGGTCAACAAGCGCCGGGTGTGGAACACCATCCTTGGTGGCGCCATTGCGGGCCTCGGCGGGGCGTTCTTCACCGTCGGCAGCGGACTGGCCTTCGGCCGAGAGATGTCCGCGGGCAACGGCTTCATCGCCCTTGCCGCGATGATCCTGGGCAAATGGAACCCGACCGGTGCCCTGATTGCCGCCCTGCTGTTCGGGTTCTCCAAGAACCTCGGCAACGTCCTGGGGACCATCGGCTCACCGATGCCCTCGCAACTGCTGGCGATGCTGCCCTACGTCATCACCATTTTTGCGGTCGCCGGTCTGGTCGGGCGGGTTCGTGCGCCCGCCTCCAACGGCGTCCCCTACACCAAGTGA
- a CDS encoding ABC transporter permease, whose amino-acid sequence MSEPNKPDGDPVPDRPAAEGAESQEAVPPSGSSGPDDSAYDPRSGSTILRQIVGGDVVISFLAVVIALVVGGVLIAFADEEVSKTVSYVFARPTDFLGACWEAVSEAYKALFRGAIFDYQADTLNRQIRPITESMTFAIPLILAGLGIAVGFRAGLFNIGAQGQIIVGGIIAAYMGFAFDLPVLLHLLLCVVGGALGGALWGFIPGILKARTGANEVIVTIMLNWIAVSLVAYVLTLGKFNASGTGLRSPQIGPNAAYPRLIPDFLVPDNTFRLHWGFVVAILATLFVWWLLERSTIGFEIRAAGANPHAARTAGMSVGRITILTMVIAGGLAGLAATSQVLVTGGSLTAGVAATYGFDAITVALLGRSRPLGTFLAGLLFGAFQSGGTLMQSVTATPIDIVFVVQSVIVLLIAAPPLVRAIFRLPDPDAQPKRDRAATKEAAA is encoded by the coding sequence GTGAGCGAGCCGAACAAGCCAGACGGCGATCCCGTGCCCGACCGCCCAGCGGCCGAGGGAGCGGAGAGCCAGGAAGCCGTCCCGCCGAGCGGGTCCAGCGGACCCGACGACTCCGCATACGACCCCCGGTCCGGCTCCACGATCCTGCGCCAGATCGTCGGCGGCGACGTGGTCATCTCGTTCCTGGCGGTCGTCATCGCGTTGGTGGTCGGTGGTGTGCTGATCGCCTTCGCGGACGAGGAAGTGTCCAAGACGGTCAGCTACGTCTTCGCCCGTCCGACCGACTTCCTGGGCGCCTGCTGGGAGGCCGTGAGCGAGGCCTACAAGGCGCTCTTCCGTGGCGCGATCTTTGACTATCAGGCCGACACCCTCAATCGGCAGATCCGCCCGATCACCGAATCCATGACGTTTGCCATCCCGCTGATCCTGGCCGGGCTCGGCATCGCCGTTGGTTTCCGCGCTGGCCTGTTCAACATCGGTGCGCAGGGCCAGATCATCGTCGGTGGCATCATCGCCGCCTACATGGGATTCGCCTTCGACCTGCCGGTGCTGCTGCACCTGCTGCTGTGCGTGGTGGGAGGCGCACTCGGTGGTGCGCTGTGGGGGTTCATTCCTGGCATCCTCAAGGCCCGCACCGGTGCCAACGAGGTGATTGTCACGATCATGCTCAACTGGATCGCGGTCAGCCTCGTCGCCTACGTGCTCACCCTTGGCAAGTTCAACGCGAGCGGCACGGGTCTGCGCAGCCCGCAGATCGGCCCCAACGCCGCCTATCCACGACTCATCCCCGACTTCTTGGTGCCGGACAACACCTTCCGGCTGCACTGGGGATTCGTCGTGGCCATTCTGGCGACGCTCTTCGTCTGGTGGCTGCTGGAGCGCTCGACGATCGGTTTCGAGATCCGCGCGGCCGGAGCCAACCCGCATGCAGCCCGGACCGCTGGCATGTCCGTGGGACGGATCACGATCCTGACCATGGTGATCGCCGGTGGCCTCGCCGGACTGGCCGCCACCTCGCAGGTGCTGGTCACCGGGGGGTCGCTCACGGCTGGTGTCGCAGCCACCTACGGGTTTGATGCCATCACGGTCGCGCTCCTTGGGCGGTCCCGACCGCTCGGCACCTTCCTGGCCGGACTGCTCTTCGGTGCCTTCCAGTCCGGAGGCACGCTGATGCAGTCGGTCACCGCGACACCCATCGACATCGTTTTCGTCGTCCAGTCCGTCATCGTCCTGCTGATCGCAGCTCCGCCGCTCGTGCGGGCGATCTTCCGACTCCCTGATCCCGACGCACAGCCCAAGCGCGACCGGGCCGCAACGAAGGAGGCCGCAGCATGA
- a CDS encoding ABC transporter ATP-binding protein, producing MKLELRGITKVFGSLVANDHIDLVVEPGEIHALLGENGAGKSTLMNVLYGLYDPDDGQILLDDKPVTFPGPGDAVRAGIGMVHQHFMLVPVFTVAESVALGYEPTGPGGILDLASARRKVQEISERFGFHVDPDALIEELPVGVQQRVEIIKALSRDARILILDEPTAVLTPQETDELIKIMGELKAAGTSIVFITHKLREVRAIADRITVIRRGKVVGEASPESTETELASLMVGRSVSLAVDKTAAQTRDNGLVVSDLTVLNGATPVVDRVSFEVHGGEILAIAGVQGNGQTELAEVILGTDEAAAGRITLDGEELLGKSVRQRLRTGLGFVPEDRSTDGVVATFSIAENLVLDIYGTDEFSRGVSLNLGKIAENAEHRTQEFDVRLTDIHDPISTLSGGNAQKVVLAREMSRPLRLLVASQPTRGLDVGSIEFVHKRIVTERDQGTPVMIISTELDEVLSLADRVAVMYRGRIVGIIDAAEAGPGGINRDVLGLMMAGVPLEDAVEQAAGHQSVLAGADVAAEDTAVSGRATEEGDLT from the coding sequence ATGAAGCTCGAACTGCGCGGGATCACCAAGGTCTTCGGGTCGTTGGTGGCCAACGACCACATCGACCTCGTCGTTGAACCCGGCGAGATCCATGCCCTGCTGGGGGAGAACGGCGCCGGCAAGAGCACGCTGATGAACGTGCTCTATGGCCTCTATGACCCCGACGACGGGCAGATCCTGCTTGACGACAAGCCGGTCACCTTCCCCGGGCCCGGTGACGCCGTGCGGGCGGGGATCGGCATGGTGCACCAGCACTTCATGCTGGTGCCCGTCTTCACCGTGGCCGAGTCGGTCGCCCTGGGCTATGAGCCCACCGGGCCGGGTGGCATCTTGGACCTGGCCTCCGCGCGTCGCAAGGTCCAGGAGATCTCCGAGCGGTTCGGTTTCCACGTCGACCCGGATGCTCTGATCGAGGAGCTTCCTGTCGGTGTGCAACAGCGCGTGGAGATCATCAAGGCACTCTCTCGGGACGCCCGCATCCTGATCCTCGATGAGCCGACGGCGGTGTTGACTCCGCAGGAGACCGACGAGCTGATCAAGATCATGGGTGAGCTCAAGGCAGCCGGCACCTCCATCGTCTTCATCACCCACAAGCTGCGCGAGGTCCGCGCCATCGCCGACCGCATCACGGTGATCCGCCGTGGCAAGGTCGTGGGGGAGGCGAGCCCGGAGTCGACCGAGACCGAGCTGGCCTCGCTGATGGTCGGGCGCTCCGTCAGCCTGGCCGTGGACAAGACCGCGGCCCAGACCCGTGACAACGGCCTGGTGGTCTCCGACCTCACCGTTCTCAACGGGGCGACGCCGGTGGTCGATCGGGTCAGCTTCGAGGTGCACGGTGGCGAGATCCTGGCGATTGCTGGCGTGCAGGGCAACGGACAGACCGAGCTGGCCGAGGTCATCCTCGGCACCGATGAGGCGGCGGCCGGCCGGATCACCTTGGACGGAGAGGAACTGCTGGGCAAGAGCGTCCGGCAGCGGTTGCGCACCGGGCTCGGCTTCGTGCCTGAGGACCGATCCACCGACGGCGTGGTCGCCACCTTCTCGATCGCCGAGAACCTCGTCCTCGACATCTATGGCACCGACGAGTTCTCCCGGGGTGTCTCGCTCAACCTCGGCAAGATCGCCGAAAACGCCGAGCACCGCACGCAGGAGTTCGACGTGCGACTCACCGACATCCACGACCCCATCTCCACGCTGTCGGGCGGCAACGCCCAAAAGGTTGTGCTGGCTCGGGAGATGTCCCGGCCATTGCGCCTGCTCGTTGCCTCCCAGCCCACACGGGGCCTGGACGTTGGCTCCATCGAGTTCGTCCACAAGCGGATCGTCACCGAGCGCGACCAGGGGACCCCGGTGATGATCATCTCGACCGAGCTGGACGAGGTGCTCTCGCTGGCCGACCGAGTCGCGGTCATGTATCGCGGTCGGATTGTGGGCATCATCGATGCGGCCGAGGCGGGGCCGGGTGGCATCAACCGTGACGTGCTCGGTCTGATGATGGCCGGTGTGCCGCTCGAGGATGCCGTCGAACAGGCCGCGGGCCACCAGTCCGTGCTGGCCGGTGCAGACGTTGCTGCTGAGGACACCGCCGTCAGCGGACGAGCCACTGAGGAAGGGGACCTGACGTGA